One Candidatus Nitrosocosmicus arcticus DNA window includes the following coding sequences:
- a CDS encoding aldo/keto reductase: protein MSFTLNSTAKLNNGVQIPRLGLGVYQIPPGKSTVKAVKYALEIGYKHFDTAKIYGNESDVGKALKESDVKREDIFITTKVWNSDQGYNSTLKALESSLKRLGLSYVDLYLIHWPVQGKIIETWKAMIKLLNSGKVNAIGVSNYSINELKETIHSSDTVPAINQVEFHPFLNQKDLLQFCKSNVIQLEAYSPLTRGERLNDPNIVRIAKAYDKTSAQILVRWSLQHDLVVIPKSSHEERILENSQVFDFHINQKDMEILDLLNEDLSTVFLD, encoded by the coding sequence ATGTCATTTACCTTAAATTCTACGGCTAAATTAAATAATGGAGTTCAAATTCCACGACTCGGACTGGGAGTTTATCAAATACCTCCGGGAAAATCAACCGTAAAAGCAGTCAAATACGCACTGGAAATTGGATATAAACACTTTGATACTGCTAAGATTTATGGTAATGAATCAGATGTTGGCAAGGCCTTAAAGGAAAGTGATGTAAAAAGAGAAGACATTTTTATCACTACAAAGGTCTGGAACAGTGACCAAGGATACAATTCCACTCTAAAGGCACTTGAATCTAGCCTTAAACGCCTTGGCTTATCTTATGTGGATCTCTATCTTATACATTGGCCAGTTCAGGGAAAGATTATTGAAACATGGAAGGCCATGATTAAGCTACTAAATAGCGGAAAAGTCAATGCAATTGGAGTGAGCAACTACTCCATCAATGAATTGAAAGAGACGATACACAGCTCCGATACTGTACCTGCCATTAATCAAGTGGAATTTCATCCATTCTTAAATCAGAAAGATCTATTGCAATTCTGCAAGAGCAATGTAATTCAGCTTGAAGCTTATAGTCCATTAACAAGAGGCGAAAGGCTAAATGATCCTAATATAGTTAGAATTGCAAAAGCGTATGACAAAACCTCTGCACAAATACTTGTACGTTGGAGCTTGCAACATGATTTAGTTGTTATTCCAAAATCTAGTCATGAGGAAAGAATTTTAGAAAACAGCCAGGTGTTTGATTTCCACATCAATCAAAAAGATATGGAAATTTTAGATTTGTTGA